In a genomic window of Nostoc sp. UHCC 0870:
- the rpsR gene encoding 30S ribosomal protein S18 encodes MSYYRRRLSPIKPGEPIDYKDVDLLRKFVTERGKILPRRITGLTCQQQRQLTLAIKRARIVALLPFINAEA; translated from the coding sequence ATGAGTTATTATCGTCGGCGTTTGTCTCCAATTAAGCCTGGAGAACCAATTGATTACAAAGATGTTGATTTATTGCGGAAGTTTGTAACTGAGCGCGGTAAGATATTGCCACGTCGAATCACAGGATTGACTTGTCAACAACAGCGACAATTGACATTAGCGATTAAACGGGCGCGGATTGTGGCTTTATTGCCATTTATTAATGCGGAAGCCTAA